In Haliaeetus albicilla chromosome 26, bHalAlb1.1, whole genome shotgun sequence, the sequence AGGGGGAGACAGGAGCTGGGCCAGGAGCCGCTGGGGCGGGTGCGTTTTGCAAGGGCCCCTCTGTCGCAGCTTGGTGTGACGTGGCCCTGGCACCCAGGCTCGTGAATaagcgccggggccgggggtgcCCTGGGGTTGTCACCGGCGGCAGTGGGGGACACGCGCTGATGTCACGGCTGCGGCACCGAGCCCTGCGGCGCACGGGGGGAGCCAGGCAGGGACGCGGCTCCACTCACAGAAGAATTACTGGAAGCCGCTTTCTATAAGCAGATCCCCAcgatgcaaaaaaaaaaaaaagaaaaagaaaaaaataacctgaaaggcggcggcggggcagtAGCAAGGCTCCCGCCGCTCGCGCAGCTGAACAATGGAGCGCCGCAAAACACGcggcaggaaaaaaagccaccGGCTCCTCCCCGACGCCCAGGGCCACCCGGGGACCCCGGCCACCCACGCTCGCCACAGGGCCACAGCCAGGCCAGGATGCCCACAGCCCCATCCCGCCGGCCCAGTGCCCGGCACTGGCAGCTGCCTCCACTCCGCTGGTCCCCGGCTGGTTTTCCCTGCTTGCTGCCTGGCTCAGCACTTTGTGAGCGGTGATTCAGGCAGCAGTTGCCAAACTTAGCACCTGGTGTTTTGGCTTCCCCATCCGGATTTCTGGCTGGAGGCCACCGGGCAGTGCTGGCCACAGGGAGCAGTGCATGCCACTGCTGTGCCCCCAGCATCCCTCTGCACCAGTATGGCTGGTCCCAAGCCTggagcggctgcatggtgctgggatggggctgggaaACCCAGGGAGGGCATCCCGGTGCCCAGGGTGGGGATGCTCTGATCTTCAGTGGGGGGACACCCTGGTACCTACAGTGGGGATGCTCCAGTGCCCAGGGTGGGGATGCCCTGGCCCCAGTGTGGGAATGCTCCAGTCCCCAGTGTGAGGATGCTCTGTTTGCTGGTGTAGGGATGCCCCAGTCCCTGGTGTGGGGACATGTCAGTCTCTGGTGTGGGGACACCCCAGTCTGCAGTGGGGTGACACCAGGGTGGCCAGTGCAAAGATTACTCAGTCCCTGATGCAAGGATGCCCTGGTCCCCAAGGGGGTGTGCCTAGACCCCAGTATGGGGGTGCCCTGGACCCTAGTGTCACCAACTTTGAGGTGGGAATGCTCTGGTCCCTTGCTCAGGGGAGCCAGGGGTTGTTTGCCCCCCCTGGTGTGGGTACACATCCACGTGGCATCTCTGCatccccccagcctgcccccGCTAAACCTGGCCACGGCTGCCTCTGCATGGCTTGTGCTTGGGGCCAGCCCGAGggctctccctgctgcctctgGCTCCGGGAACAGGTGGGGTGGCCAGGGGGCACCCAGGGAGGTGACAATAATTGGGGCTTGGTGGCTGCGGTGGTGAcactctccccttccccccccaggCTTCAGCCTTCCCACTGAAGGTGTCCGTCACACCACAAGCTGGTAGCTGCGCCCCATCACCCGTGCTCATCCTTCTGTGTGCCCGCTGCTCAGCCATCATCACCTCCCTGTGCCCGGACCTGATCGTCCACACCGTGAGTGCCGCAGCCCCACGCCAGGAGCAACCCcggggggcagcagggctggggccatTCCCAGATATATTTGGGGGGGCATCCCTGGAGGAGACTGGTACCCCCAACTCTGGAGACGGTGCTCATGGTgccctggggaggagggaatgcaACTGGCCGCTACTGGCAGTGCTGAGCAcggggctggctgggcagggaATGACGCACAGGGCTGGAAAAAGCTCCCGTTTCCTCCGGATGGCGGGAGGAAGGTCAGGGATGGGGTTTGGCTCCAGCGAGCTGAGCCGGGCCCAGGCACTTTGTTAGCAAAATAAACCTCCTGCTTTGTTTGTGGCTAATAATAAAGTGGGCTGAGCTCTCCGCGTGCCGCTGGCTGCccacgctgctcccagcccaTGGCCCCAAAAATCCCTGTTCATCTGGGGTGACCCCCAGCCACGATGGAGCCAGGGCTCCAGGGATGCTCGCCTGGTTTAGCTTTACACCCGCATCCTCTGTGCCGGGAGAAAGGCTTTCCACGCTTTCACCATGCCAGCCTGTGCCAGGGAGGGATGCGCCTCTCCCTCCCCGACCCCGGCTCAGGCTGCCGTTCGCCCCGCAGGACGCCCGCCTCAGCCCGGGGACCATCGAAGCACAGGGCCCCGAGCCACCCATGGCCGCCAGCgaggggcagctgctggcctgGGCTCGGGATACCTACAGGGGCATCACATCCTACAGCGAGCTGCGGGACCCCCGCTGGGTCCAGGTCCGCCTGGGAGAAGGTGCGTGGGGCCGGGGGCTGGCACTGGGGGGGCCAGGGTGGGCAGCGATGCTCTTCCTGCTCCTGGAGGGTGACAACCCGCCGGGGTGAAGGACGGTCCCGGGGGAGATGCTATAGGGACCGATGTCCCTGGCCCAGAGCATCTCCCCACCTGCTGAGCACGGTTTGGCTTTGGtgaccccccccacctccacagCCACCGACAGCCCCCGGGACTGCATCCCCCAGGAGCGCTTCAATGCCACGCTGCACCTCGAGACTGAGGTCTTCTTCCACGGGGTGAAGGGCTGCTCACGCGGGGACACCCAGAGCACCAGGGCTGCCCACATCATCCGCCTGCAGCCTGAGCCCAGGTACCGCGCAGTGCCAGCAGTGGGACCCCCGGGggtggcaggggggtgggaCATGCTTGGAGATGCTCAAGAAGGTGTTGGGGTGTCTCACaggcagagacccccccccatcccaagGAGGGGTACAGGATCTACTGATGTGGGATGCTGATGCTGGGGGGAATCTCGTGGTTTCGCAGCTCCCCCATCACAGAGGTGAACTTGTCCCTGAGCTGTCCCGAGAGAGCCGTGAGCAACCAGATCCTCATTCTGCAGAGCCGGGCCAACCTCACCTGGTCCCTCTCCGTCAACAACTGCCACATCCAGTTCTTGGTAGGGCCCCTCTTGAGAGGGACATgtgttccccccacccccaccaaGGGGGCTGCCAGATGCCAAGAGATGCCAGTGGCACGGGGAGGGTGGCAGGAGGGCACCTGGGGACATGGCAGCCCCCTCGCTGCAAGCCCTCCTAACCCAGAAGCTGTCCCTGCCTTGAGCATCCCtggctgtccccatccccgctCAGCCCACCCTGTGCTGCCCACTCCCCTACCGTAGGTCTCCGGGAACTACAAGATCATGTCCATCTCCCCgatgctgctccctggggagctCCTGCCTGACACAGAGTGGGGCCTCGTCGCCAAAGCCTTCGAGAAAAACTACAGCATCATCGCCTCCTATTCCGCCATCCCCGCCAGCACCCGCGTCAGCCTGGAGATCCAGGAGCACGGTGAGGCCCCTGgtgccccagggctgggcaggatggggggggtcccactGCCCCCACTCAGCCCCCCCATCTCTCTGGCCCACAGAGGCGATCAGGAGGGCACCCGCAACACCCACCACCCCGGCCCCCACCGCCAACTCGCTGCCCCACATGCTGCTATTCATGCTCCGTCCCTGGAAGTGCACGGATGAAACCATGGAGATTGTCATCGCCAGGTCCCACCTGGAGGTaaggggggttggggggggtctgaTGCCTGCCAGTATCACCCAGGGGGGGTTGCATCCTGCTCGGGGTGGGTGGGACAGGGCTCTCCCCAGCCAGTGAGTGACCACTGGGTTTGTTTCTCCCAGCCCATCAAGGATGTGGTGAACATCACACTGCGGGACATCAACTGCCAGGCAGAGAAAAATGCCACTCACTTCATGCTGAGAACCCCCCTCAGCCACTGCGGCACCTCGCTGGAGGACAGGGGCCATGCCAACAATGAGGTGAGTGGGGGGCCAGCTGGGGCACTGCCCCCAGCCCCGTTGATGCCCCACGGGGGCTTCAGTGATGCTCGGTGGGGCTTCTCCACTGGGACGTCCTTGTTTTTTCATGGTTGGAAAcatcctgctgcagcccacaGCTGAGTCCTGCTGCTGCGCCTGGGTGCTGGTGGAgatggggggggcgggaggcgggTGGTAGGACCTCCATCCCATCCCAGTGGGAACAATAGACCCCGACCGTGGGGACCACTTGGCTCATCCAACCTTCTCCACCTTCTGGCAGCTCATCCTCAACCTGGCCAAGGGTGCAGCGCCCCGGAGCGTGCGGGTAAGAGCCGGGTTTCCCAGCGGGACCGGGGAGGGGAGTGGGACTGTGGGAGAAGGGTGCCAGTGCCACTGccggctgggtgctggggggggtgacaTCAGCACCGTCCCCACTCGCAGGTGGCCTTCGAGTGCAAGATCCCACGGGAGCTCTTCCTGCGCCTCTTCCCCACTGCCGCCTTTGAGGCACCGCAGACGGAGCTGGAGGTCAACAAGGAGGCTTTCGTGCAGGTACTGCCGCCAGCTCAGTGCCTGGGTTGCAGGGGGGGTCCAGCCATCCCCAGGCCGGTGACCCTGATGATgtgtcccccttcccccccgctCTCCACGGCAGGCATCCATGCGGTGGGAGGACCACCCGTCCGACCTGCAGCTGAAGGAGTGCTGGCTGGGGGCACCGGGGCGGGAGTCGGTGCTGCTGGTGCAAGGTGGGGAGGCACGCGGCAAGGGGGTGACCATGCTGGAGGGGCCCCCCAGTAGCCATGGGAGGAAGGTCTGGCGCTTCCGCTTCACCTACGCCATCCCCGAGGGCGGGCGCGTCCCCTTGTCCACCACCCTCAAGTGCAACGCCGGCTTGCAGGTCAGCGTGAgtaacccccccaccccataatGCCACCGTGCTGGTTCCCACCATCGGCGGTGGCAGCCTGCCAGCTTTGTCCCACACTGCGGAGTGGGGAGTCccagctgggagcagcaccccCAGTCCCCAAAGAGCCTGGGGgctcccagccctgtcccccgATGGGATGTgggtcttccccccccccacccctcaccccTGCCTCCACCTCCACAGAACAACACCATCTTTGAGAAGGTCCTGGAGGTGACAGTGAAGGACAGCTGGCGGCCACCCAACAGTGagtttggggcaggggagggagccGGGGCAGGAGTGGAAGTGGGTAGGGGACCCTCCCCCCAGCATGGTGGTGCTGATGGCCTCATCCTCCTGCAGATCATGGTTTGGGGCTGGCCGCTGTCCTGGGCATCACCTTCGGTGCCTTCCTCATTGGAGCACTCCTCACTGCTGGGCTCTGGTACATCTACTCGCACACCCGTGAGTATCCACTGCCCCTAGGgacccccacagtgggatgtgGAGGGGCCACACACATGTCCCTTGCTGGGTTGCCCATGTCCCACCCTGGCCCAAAGCCCCCTGGCCAAGGTCCGCATGTGAGCCAGGGACCAGGCTGCTGCATTGCCATCATCTGTACGGCCCTCCTGGCAATGCCACAGGGGAATAACCCCACAGCTTCCCACGGTCCCCCCTACTGCCCTGGGGTCCCCCGCTGCCACCTGCCCTAACTCCTGCTCCTGGTGCCATCATGGTGCCCCATGCCCATCTCCATCCCGGGGGCTCAGGGGCCGGCTGGGGAGCAACGCGGGAGGGTTTGTGCATGGGGGCTGGAAAGTCCCATGGGGATGAGCCATGGCCACCACTGGCCACCCTGAGTCTGGTTTCCCCTTGGTGTTTTTCCCCCTGGCCCCATGGCGGGCGGTGTGAGCCAGGTCCCACCTCCAAACTGCAGCCGGTTTCCAGCACGGCGCCAGCCTCGGAGAGCAGCAGCACCAACCACAGCATCGGCAGCACCCAGAGCACCCCCTGCTCCACCAGCAGCATGGCCTgacccccccaggcccccccgaGCCTGGCCAGCCCCCATCCGCCGGACCTGGGGACACATCCCAGCTCCATTAAGCTGGTTTTTTGCCCCAAATCTCAGGCTGAGCCCGGAGGGGGCCTCCGTTACTCATTCAGTGAATGCTTTGGCCCCCCGAGGACAGCCCacgctggggagggggggcacccTGCAACCTCCCCAGGGTCGCCCGCTGCTGGGTGCGCCAGGGAGGTAGAGAGAGCAGCTATTGCCAAAGCCCCCCCAAGGCTCCCCATCaaatgggggcagggggggcaaaAGTGGGTGCCCCCAGGATGTGCCCCAGCACTTGAGGTGACACCCACACCCCTCCTGCGTCCCCCCAAGAAGGCAGCAGGCACCACTGGGAGCAGCAAGGTttattggggagggggggggtgcagggctgctgctccccCACAGGGCGTTGGGCAgaaaccaccccccccagctccccatccAAGTTACAAACtcttattaataataaaaatcttccCTATGTTAAGTTAGTAGTGCCCTGATGCCGAGCCTCGCTGCAGCTCGAGGCTCTCACCTACTGCCCCCCGCAAAACCGTCCACCCCCCCCAGGCACCGGGACTCCGGCAcagcctggggcagcccccctaCAGCCTGGGGCCCCCCCTAGTTGGTTTCACCAAGGTGGGCTGGGAGCATACCCCCCATGGCCAGTGTCCCCAGCGGGGACACAAGTACAAGGCACTGGGGTGAAAAGATCCGAGCCAGGATGGGGTCAGGGGTCCCGcgtgccccctcccagccatCTCCAAGCATCATCGGGGGCAGAACCGGTAAAAAGTAAAAACCGGTAAAATGTACCTTCAAGTAAAAAGAGGGGCAATGCCCCATCCACCCCCACGTTACTGGGAGAGCGCAGGGTCGAGCAGCCGGAGGACCCCCCCCACCAAGTGCAGGCTGCCAGTGACCAGGACACGGATGGCGGCcgcctcctgcagcagcacggCCCCGCTGCTGGCGGCGGGGTGGTGAGCCCCTGTGGCAGTGGGTGCTGCCAGGTGGGGGTCCCGGCCCTGTGCCACCCACCGCAGCGCCTGGGCCAGGCAAGGGAAGACGAGGGCTGGGGAATTGAGGGGtcgcggggctggggggaccaGAAGCAAGGTCCCTCGGgcaggagctggctgcagcagcccccccGCCCGCAGGGGGGCTGAGAGCCAGGGGTCCTGCCCTgctttctcctccagcagccgGGTCCATGTCTGCTGGTTCTCCAGGCAGCGGGTCAGGGCGGTCTCCAGCGTCACGTTAAAGTTTTGCTGGTCTGGgagagatggggatgggggtcAGGGATTAGGTGGGGCCAGGGAGGGGTCAGGGGAGACCCTGCACTCACCTGCGTTGCTGGCCATCGACACCTCTGTGAAGTTGGGGCAGAAGACAGCGTAGTCAAagtggcagggctgtggggagagggggggtcAGGGCTGTGGGAGCCCTCAGGACCCACCCATGGGATTCCTACCGGGACCTGTCCCACATCTGAGTTCCCCCCCTGCATCCAGGGCTGCGAgacccctgggggggggcactgaGGCGGGATACAACCAGGGACAGCAGggtggacagacagacagacagcacaTGGCATCAGCTCCACCTCGTGGCTCCCTGCACTCACAGCAAAGCAGgtcccagcacaggcagagaacccaggcgtccgggcccactgacaccccccccccccaaaacctcaccAGTAGCAGCTTGAGCAGTGCCGCTGTGTCCCGGTCCCCCGTGGCGTTGAACAGCAGCACACGCACCTCGGAGCCGCTGCGGGGAGAAAGGGTGGGGGTGGCCCGTGccccatggggacccccagcaccaccaccgTGCCCCGCCCTGTGtgtcgttccccccccccgtccccgtcccccgtTCCCTCCTTACTCGTGGGGCTTGTCCTGGTTGAGGGCAGCCTGGCGGAACCAGCGGACGCAAGCCTGGatgctgctggtggtgtgaGCCCCGTCCAGGTACCATGTCACCGGGCCGTGGGGCAGCACCTGGGTCCGGCCCAGCCACTCCGTGTCCCGCAGgcctgggagcagggggggggcacagggctgggacccccaggTGCCCCTCCAGCACCGGGACCCCCGCAGGGATCAAAtgcagggcaggcagccagGCTGTGCCCTCCAGTACAGGCAGCACTGGCCAGGGGCCTGGTATGGTGTCCCCCCGCCGAGCCCTGCAACACGAcagcagggggaggggggggcagcccGGCACAGCCGTACCGCACCTTGGATCATGGCATCGGTGGGTCGAAAGGTGGGCGCCAGCGGCACCAGCCTCCCCACCAGCTCGGTGCTTGATGGCACCTCCTTCAGCTCCCCAAGACCTGGGGGGACAGGCGCCCCGCTGAGACCCTGGGGGACACAACGGGGTCtgacccccccatccccgtccccccacCTTACCCCAGCAGCCGCGGAGCTGCAGCCAGGTCCGTGCCAGCTGCAAGGCCAGGGCGGCGTTGGAGCGTTGGTGGGTGCCcgccagccccagctccagcgCCTGGTTGTCCCCCTCGAAGGCGTCCAGCTCCGGGCAGAGGTAGAGGGGACACTGCGGAGAGAAGAGGCTGAGCTCCCCCCCGCCACGGGGTATCCCCCAtccacccccaccaccacccaacTCACCTCCCGTTCCTGGGCTCGGTCCCTCAGCACCTCCAGCGGCCCCTCCGGCTGCGCCACAGTGAACGCCGGCACGCCAGGCTGCGAAGGACGGGGGTGCTCAGGGCCATGGGGCTGCTCAGGGCCACGAGGGAGCACACCTTGAAACTGTGAGAGGGTGGAGGACTGGGTCTCCCTACCttaaaaatgccccccttctgCCAGGCGATCTTCTCCATGGTGTCCCCCAGGATGCTGGTGTGGTCGATGCCCAGGGATGAGACCCCACACACCACCGGCGCCCTGGGGACGCAGCATGGCAgtgtccctgctgtccctccGCCGTGGGGACACCAGGCCCTGGCAGCCCTGGGGGACAGGCTCAGCTCCGCTGGCTCCTACCTGATGATGTTAGTGCAGTCGTAGGCGCCACCAATGCCAACCTCCACCACCGCCAGGTCCacctggggacacggggacactGGAGCCATCACAGGGCCACCAGCAGCATGTGTCCCCATGGATTCAGGGATGCGGGTGGGGCCCGGTCCCTGCCACCGTCCCTCCAAACCCATGCCTGAACATGGACCCCACTCGTGAGGAGACCATCCACCTGACACAGCATCCCCTGGTTACAGCCACAACAGCCCGACCGATGCCAAGTTCTGTCCCAGGTCAGGGCTGGACCCCAGGTGTCCTCCCTCCCTGAAGTCCCCACCAACGTGATGTCCCCATCACAAGCTGGAGGCCACCACCACCTACCTTCTCCTGCAGGAAGACATGGAAGGCCATGATGGTGAGGAAGCGGAAGTATGCTGGCATGCTGGCACACGCCGGGTCCTGCCAGGCAGAGCGGGCATAAAAGGATGGCACGGAGCATCCCCAACCGGCACTGGGGTCCACGGCcccagggagggtggggggtcccaggggaggAAGCACCCCCCACAAGCCCTGCCACCCCCACCTTGGTCTCCTCCAGGCGGTTGTAGACGAGCCAGAAGTACTTGCTGAAGAGGTCCTTGCTGATGGGCTGCCCGTTGATGCGGATTCGTTCACGCACCTGCACCAGGtgaggggagctggggggggggggcagagcaggTGGGGGCCATGGTCAGGCACGGCACCACCggcccccccaaacctcctaACCCCCCGTGCCCACCTGTAAAAGCCAGTCTTCAGCCCATAGCTGCGGAGTATGGACTCGGTGAAGGCACACACCGAGCCCTGAGGAGATGGCAGTGTTAAAACCCCCCGTGCCAGGGCAGGGGCAAACGGAGCCACAGATGCTGGTggcccccctcgccccccccaggcccccacGGCACTGCCCGCCTGCCTCACCTTGCCCTTCGTCCCTGTGACGTGGATGATGTTCAGTCGATCCAGGTCCTCGACCTGCAGGAGGTCAACCACCCCATGAGACCCCCGCGGCAGCCAGCACCGGGCACGGCAGCACCgctgctgggatggggggggacagggacccccctCACCTTCAGCCCGCTCCTCTCCAAAAAGCCCCGCATGGCTTCCAGCTGGGCTTGGGGATCACCACGTTCCCGCTTCACCTGCTCCAGGTAGCTGGCGTTGGTCTGCAGGGTGTTGAGGGTCCGGATGGTGTCCTGGAAAGACCCCCGGAGGTGATCAGAATGGCGCCCATCACTGCAGCCTCAGGGCTGTGCCCACCGCCACAGCCCCGGGGAGCCAGCCTGCCCTGTGCCCGCTGCACCTCCACCCACCCCATGGGGCTCAGTTCCCTCGGCAGCACCCGCAGCCACCCACGCTGGCGGCATCTCCGCCATGGCCCCGCGGGGATGTGCCGGCAGCACCAGCGTCTGTCGCAGGGATGCCGTGGGGACGGGCTACTTATCGGCAAGGGGAGCCCGCCCCTTCCTGGGTGCCCCTTGGccccacgggggggggggggcacggggcagcccagcacccacctctgccccagcagcacaagGCCGCCCGTGGGTGCGAGCGGGCGGTGCTCCGGTGCTGGCACCTGTGCCCGCTGGTGTTTAATTATAGGCACAAACGAAGCAACAGAGCTGCACCTGC encodes:
- the ENG gene encoding endoglin, yielding MAPRAAPLLPLLLALLGRPDPGRAEGCDLQPVTVEPPITLSYATSTVPRGCVSSSSVGNSHEVHILRVEWSKASAFPLKVSVTPQAGSCAPSPVLILLCARCSAIITSLCPDLIVHTDARLSPGTIEAQGPEPPMAASEGQLLAWARDTYRGITSYSELRDPRWVQVRLGEATDSPRDCIPQERFNATLHLETEVFFHGVKGCSRGDTQSTRAAHIIRLQPEPSSPITEVNLSLSCPERAVSNQILILQSRANLTWSLSVNNCHIQFLVSGNYKIMSISPMLLPGELLPDTEWGLVAKAFEKNYSIIASYSAIPASTRVSLEIQEHEAIRRAPATPTTPAPTANSLPHMLLFMLRPWKCTDETMEIVIARSHLEPIKDVVNITLRDINCQAEKNATHFMLRTPLSHCGTSLEDRGHANNELILNLAKGAAPRSVRVAFECKIPRELFLRLFPTAAFEAPQTELEVNKEAFVQASMRWEDHPSDLQLKECWLGAPGRESVLLVQGGEARGKGVTMLEGPPSSHGRKVWRFRFTYAIPEGGRVPLSTTLKCNAGLQNNTIFEKVLEVTVKDSWRPPNNHGLGLAAVLGITFGAFLIGALLTAGLWYIYSHTRPTSKLQPVSSTAPASESSSTNHSIGSTQSTPCSTSSMA
- the FPGS gene encoding folylpolyglutamate synthase, mitochondrial isoform X1 is translated as MVARGLRALRGALRAIAAAERRFSTRPARAPAMDYQDTIRTLNTLQTNASYLEQVKRERGDPQAQLEAMRGFLERSGLKVEDLDRLNIIHVTGTKGKGSVCAFTESILRSYGLKTGFYSSPHLVQVRERIRINGQPISKDLFSKYFWLVYNRLEETKDPACASMPAYFRFLTIMAFHVFLQEKVDLAVVEVGIGGAYDCTNIIRAPVVCGVSSLGIDHTSILGDTMEKIAWQKGGIFKPGVPAFTVAQPEGPLEVLRDRAQERECPLYLCPELDAFEGDNQALELGLAGTHQRSNAALALQLARTWLQLRGCWGLGELKEVPSSTELVGRLVPLAPTFRPTDAMIQGLRDTEWLGRTQVLPHGPVTWYLDGAHTTSSIQACVRWFRQAALNQDKPHDGSEVRVLLFNATGDRDTAALLKLLLPCHFDYAVFCPNFTEVSMASNADQQNFNVTLETALTRCLENQQTWTRLLEEKAGQDPWLSAPLRAGGLLQPAPARGTLLLVPPAPRPLNSPALVFPCLAQALRWVAQGRDPHLAAPTATGAHHPAASSGAVLLQEAAAIRVLVTGSLHLVGGVLRLLDPALSQ
- the FPGS gene encoding folylpolyglutamate synthase, mitochondrial isoform X2; translation: MAEMPPAWVAAGAAEGTEPHGDTIRTLNTLQTNASYLEQVKRERGDPQAQLEAMRGFLERSGLKVEDLDRLNIIHVTGTKGKGSVCAFTESILRSYGLKTGFYSSPHLVQVRERIRINGQPISKDLFSKYFWLVYNRLEETKDPACASMPAYFRFLTIMAFHVFLQEKVDLAVVEVGIGGAYDCTNIIRAPVVCGVSSLGIDHTSILGDTMEKIAWQKGGIFKPGVPAFTVAQPEGPLEVLRDRAQERECPLYLCPELDAFEGDNQALELGLAGTHQRSNAALALQLARTWLQLRGCWGLGELKEVPSSTELVGRLVPLAPTFRPTDAMIQGLRDTEWLGRTQVLPHGPVTWYLDGAHTTSSIQACVRWFRQAALNQDKPHDGSEVRVLLFNATGDRDTAALLKLLLPCHFDYAVFCPNFTEVSMASNADQQNFNVTLETALTRCLENQQTWTRLLEEKAGQDPWLSAPLRAGGLLQPAPARGTLLLVPPAPRPLNSPALVFPCLAQALRWVAQGRDPHLAAPTATGAHHPAASSGAVLLQEAAAIRVLVTGSLHLVGGVLRLLDPALSQ